The following proteins are encoded in a genomic region of Phragmites australis chromosome 9, lpPhrAust1.1, whole genome shotgun sequence:
- the LOC133929072 gene encoding uncharacterized protein LOC133929072 — MVSNGNENLKADIQQVESTALDNVPGATGANTLSNPGVSRQGKNWSGFMNFLNSLSSGTRLRKFGPSPSFKFQQLALQREEFSRSIHSDNHDSREHFQFIRKINWGHLWVMCKNWIKEPMNMALFVWIACVAVSGAILFLVMTGMLNHALPSKAQRDTWFEVNNQILNALFTLMCLYQHPKRIYNFVLLCRWEQKDILRLRKIYCKNGAYKPNEWMHMMVVVILLNLNCFAQYALCGLNLGYRRSERPPIGVGLTISVAIGAAAFAGLYNIISPLGKDYDSERTDIDQEAQIEVTSTESSKPTTSQFKSIERRYSFIQSDERRFVESRPEWVGRLLDFWDQISLAYLSIFCSCCVFGWNMQRLGFGNMYVHIATFLLFCLAPFFIFNLAAVNINNESLREALGLTGLFLCFFGLLYGGFWRIQMRKRFNLPGNNFCCRNPDATDCFQWLFCCSCSLAQEVRTADYYDIAEDKSYTRQVTEESQRIMSPLPREDGLPLFKSNPGSPYRSGNASPSIIILESPSAPRRSSGSTPQGGSPTFGDRVMKAPIPSVLHREGEPDN, encoded by the coding sequence ATGGTCTCCAATGGTAATGAAAATCTCAAAGCTGACATTCAACAAGTAGAGTCAACAGCACTGGACAATGTTCCTGGAGCAACAGGTGCCAACACTCTTTCCAATCCAGGTGTTTCACGACAGGGAAAGAACTGGAGTGGGTTTATGAACTTCTTGAATAGCCTTTCTAGTGGCACCAGATTAAGGAAGTTTGGTCCTTCCccttcattcaagtttcaacaGCTTGCACTTCAACGAGAGGAGTTCTCACGTTCTATCCATTCTGACAACCATGATAGTCGTGAGCACTTCCAATTTATCAGGAAGATTAATTGGGGCCATCTGTGGGTGATGTGCAAGAATTGGATAAAAGAGCCTATGAACATGGCTCTTTTTGTTTGGATTGCTTGTGTTGCTGTATCTGGTGCAATTCTCTTTCTTGTTATGACTGGAATGCTTAATCATGCTTTGCCTAGCAAAGCACAAAGGGACACCTGGTTTGAAGTGAACAACCAAATTTTGAATGCATTATTCACACTCATGTGCCTTTATCAACATCCAAAACGGATCTACAACTTTGTGCTTCTGTGTCGATGGGAACAAAAGGACATTTTAAGGCTTAGGAAGATATATTGCAAAAATGGAGCATATAAGCCTAATGAGTGGATGCACATGATGGTGGTTGTAATCCTTCTTAATCTTAACTGCTTTGCTCAGTATGCTCTGTGCGGTCTAAACCTAGGATACCGCAGATCTGAACGGCCTCCTATTGGTGTTGGCCTGACCATTTCTGTTGCAATTGGGGCTGCAGCATTCGCTGGTCTGTATAATATTATCAGCCCACTTGGGAAGGATTATGACTCAGAACGGACAGATATTGATCAAGAAGCACAGATTGAAGTCACCTCAACTGAGAGCAGCAAGCCAACAACTTCACAGTTTAAGTCAATTGAGAGGAGATATTCTTTCATTCAGAGTGACGAACGCCGTTTTGTGGAGAGCAGGCCCGAGTGGGTTGGCAGACTACTAGATTTCTGGGACCAGATATCTCTTGCGTACTTGTCAATTTTCTGCAGTTGCTGTGTTTTTGGCTGGAATATGCAGAGGCTTGGATTTGGTAACATGTATGTCCATATCGCAACATTTCTGCTCTTTTGCCTAGCTCCATTCTTTATCTTCAACCTGGCAGCTGTCAATATTAACAACGAATCCCTTCGAGAGGCATTGGGGCTCACTGGTCTTTTCCTATGCTTTTTTGGTTTACTGTATGGTGGCTTCTGGAGGATACAGATGAGGAAGAGGTTTAACCTGCCAGGAAATAACTTCTGCTGCCGCAATCCTGACGCAACGGATTGTTTCCAGTGGTTGTTCTGCTGTTCATGTTCTCTTGCTCAGGAGGTTAGAACTGCAGATTATTACGATATTGCAGAGGACAAGTCATACACAAGGCAAGTAACCGAGGAAAGTCAGCGTATAATGTCCCCATTGCCACGTGAAGATGGTTTGCCTCTTTTCAAGTCAAATCCAGGTTCGCCATACAGGAGTGGCAATGCTAGTCCGTCAATCATTATTCTGGAGAGTCCATCTGCTCCACGCAGGTCATCTGGTTCTACTCCTCAGGGTGGTTCACCGACATTTGGCGATAGGGTGATGAAGGCGCCGATTCCATCTGTTCTCCACAGAGAAGGTGAACCAGATAATTAA